A single genomic interval of Zunongwangia sp. HGR-M22 harbors:
- a CDS encoding DUF4007 family protein → MPNLRFSGHDTFHCREQWLLKGLELIDNKNDRLGFDGGISNFKSNAAIPELGVGKNMVRSILHWMKAFNVIDDDQNEKGRLANILFKELELDPYLENEGSLWLMQYYLCSTGYASIFPFIFRDYFSDKASLEFSETQIKSFLHREIERNNQKSVTDKTLNSDFKVFIKTYVAPKKNIKTVEDDFNTPLLALNLVLNTNRRNENNEFVYRINRSFHSSLTPEIFGYCLLNEFPNEAVVNFDKIRLTIASYLCLSIEGLEIMIDKLCDAYSQFVYKDDAGVRQIQFKDYSENFMINLLRKHYELHS, encoded by the coding sequence ATGCCAAATTTACGCTTCTCGGGTCATGATACATTTCATTGTCGTGAACAGTGGTTATTAAAGGGTTTGGAACTAATTGATAATAAGAATGATAGGCTGGGTTTTGATGGTGGTATCTCAAATTTTAAAAGTAATGCAGCTATCCCTGAGTTAGGAGTAGGTAAAAATATGGTGCGTTCAATTTTACATTGGATGAAGGCTTTTAATGTTATTGATGATGATCAAAATGAAAAAGGTAGACTGGCAAATATTCTATTTAAAGAATTAGAATTGGATCCTTATTTGGAAAATGAGGGATCTTTATGGTTAATGCAGTACTACTTATGTTCTACTGGGTATGCGTCTATTTTTCCCTTCATATTTCGTGACTATTTTTCAGACAAGGCGAGTTTAGAATTTTCTGAAACTCAGATAAAATCTTTCCTACACCGAGAAATTGAAAGAAACAATCAAAAATCAGTTACAGATAAAACTTTAAATTCCGATTTTAAAGTTTTTATTAAAACTTACGTTGCTCCCAAAAAAAATATAAAAACTGTGGAGGATGATTTTAATACTCCTTTACTTGCCCTTAATTTAGTTTTAAATACGAATAGGAGGAATGAGAATAATGAGTTCGTTTATCGTATTAACAGGAGTTTTCATTCTTCTTTAACACCTGAAATTTTCGGTTACTGTCTTTTAAATGAGTTTCCTAATGAAGCGGTTGTAAATTTTGATAAAATTCGGTTGACAATTGCCTCTTATTTGTGTTTATCAATAGAAGGTTTAGAAATCATGATAGATAAACTGTGTGATGCTTATTCTCAATTTGTCTATAAAGATGATGCAGGAGTAAGACAAATTCAATTTAAAGATTACTCTGAAAATTTTATGATCAACCTTTTGAGAAAGCATTATGAGTTACATAGCTAA
- a CDS encoding outer membrane beta-barrel protein, whose amino-acid sequence MNKLPHYLSLTLVLFISNRLFSQHEVRGYLIDGNKEPISFANVILMNAEDSTTVVKGVVSEDDGRFSIKEISDNTYLLKVSFLGYAEYLKQIEVTGDTNLGKIIMQESSDDLGEVTVTARKPKIERKIDRISFNVENSSLSGLTTYDILKRTPGVIVSQGQLLVKNRPATVYINDRKVYLTTSELEQLLSGLSGESVKSVEVITTPPAKYDAEGGGAILNIVMSKNPSIGYKGSLNASNTIAVVPKYNIGTSQYYKSNNVNAFASYNFNAKNIYKNDESNVTYFEPNGTENSTWLGDFERDTKDYGHSLNTILDFALSEKSKLSLSANLLFTPKNDSDLNGRTDIYDPSDNLNSLFTTDSRLENESKNLLFNADYSTSLGDNGAALSAQANYIRYDDDQDQDLSTTYFDGNGDEIRNNMIFTQAFQNTDIYTGQVDITANMGNLPIETGLKYSGITSNSGLDFYNGAENVFNTELSDALDYEENIYAAYFSTSKDLEKWSFKAGLRGEYTDIAGISEQNGLVNDQDYFQLFPTFYAMRSLGEENSISLEYNRRIERPRFQSLNPFQYYINENNVKEGNPSLVPGISNKINFNYSYKSFLFFDLYWDRVDNSPSVLAFQDNQNQILRTLNDNLDYTQQFSLDITYANYITNWYYLYGYVSAFYMENQFYALESTAETSKIDTFSTFLNIANYFYFGSDGNFSGNINTYFLPNILAGSYKYEDPQFGLDIGLRKSFMNKKISVAINAEDLFRTMNIPLQSQYLNQDNGFYAISETRKVTFSVRYNFGNFRLNDNSRAINADEETRLKERNVLD is encoded by the coding sequence ATGAACAAACTACCACACTACCTATCTCTTACGCTTGTCTTATTTATATCTAACCGTTTATTTTCTCAGCACGAAGTTAGGGGTTATTTGATAGACGGAAATAAAGAACCTATAAGTTTTGCTAATGTTATTTTAATGAATGCTGAAGATTCTACCACTGTAGTTAAAGGGGTTGTTTCTGAAGATGATGGACGTTTTTCTATCAAAGAAATTTCTGATAACACCTATCTTCTTAAAGTTAGTTTTTTAGGTTATGCTGAATACTTGAAGCAGATCGAAGTTACTGGCGATACCAATCTCGGTAAAATTATAATGCAAGAATCTAGTGACGATCTAGGTGAAGTTACCGTAACTGCCAGAAAGCCCAAAATTGAAAGGAAAATAGACCGAATTTCTTTTAATGTAGAAAATTCATCACTTTCCGGTTTAACCACTTATGATATTTTAAAACGAACGCCTGGAGTAATTGTTAGTCAGGGACAATTATTGGTGAAAAACAGGCCAGCTACCGTTTACATAAATGACAGGAAAGTTTATTTAACAACCTCAGAGTTAGAACAACTTTTATCGGGTTTAAGCGGTGAGAGTGTAAAATCTGTTGAGGTAATTACAACGCCACCAGCCAAATATGATGCCGAAGGTGGTGGTGCTATTTTGAATATTGTAATGTCTAAAAACCCTTCGATTGGTTATAAGGGAAGTTTAAATGCTTCTAATACCATTGCTGTTGTTCCCAAATATAACATTGGTACGAGCCAATATTACAAGAGTAATAATGTAAATGCGTTTGCCAGTTATAACTTCAACGCAAAAAATATATATAAAAATGATGAAAGTAATGTCACTTATTTTGAACCGAACGGTACTGAAAATTCCACTTGGTTAGGCGATTTTGAGCGTGATACTAAAGACTATGGGCATAGCTTAAATACGATCTTAGATTTTGCGCTTTCAGAAAAAAGTAAATTGAGCTTAAGCGCCAATTTGTTATTTACGCCAAAAAATGATTCCGATCTAAACGGAAGAACAGATATTTACGATCCTTCAGATAATTTAAATTCTTTATTTACAACCGATAGCCGATTAGAAAATGAATCTAAAAATCTATTATTCAATGCAGATTATTCCACGAGTTTAGGCGACAACGGCGCAGCATTATCGGCACAGGCAAATTATATTCGGTATGACGATGATCAGGATCAGGATCTAAGCACAACTTATTTTGACGGTAATGGGGACGAAATTAGAAATAATATGATTTTCACTCAGGCCTTTCAAAATACAGATATTTATACCGGGCAGGTAGATATTACGGCAAACATGGGAAATCTGCCTATAGAAACCGGATTAAAATATTCTGGAATAACTTCGAATAGTGGATTAGATTTTTATAATGGTGCTGAAAATGTTTTTAATACAGAATTATCTGATGCTTTAGATTACGAAGAAAATATCTATGCCGCTTATTTTAGTACTTCTAAAGATTTGGAAAAATGGAGTTTTAAGGCTGGTTTACGCGGGGAGTACACTGATATTGCAGGGATTTCTGAACAAAACGGACTTGTAAACGACCAGGATTATTTTCAGTTATTTCCAACTTTTTATGCAATGCGGAGTTTGGGAGAAGAAAATTCGATTAGCCTGGAATATAACCGCAGAATCGAGCGTCCAAGATTTCAAAGTTTAAATCCATTTCAATATTACATAAACGAAAATAATGTAAAAGAAGGAAATCCATCCTTAGTACCAGGAATTTCAAATAAGATCAATTTTAATTATTCTTATAAAAGCTTTTTATTCTTCGATTTATATTGGGATCGCGTAGATAATTCACCTTCAGTTTTGGCATTTCAGGATAACCAAAATCAAATTTTAAGGACTTTAAACGATAATTTAGATTATACTCAGCAATTCAGCTTAGATATCACTTACGCCAATTACATAACCAACTGGTACTATCTTTACGGATACGTTTCAGCATTTTATATGGAGAATCAGTTTTATGCACTAGAAAGCACTGCTGAAACTTCCAAGATCGACACTTTTAGTACTTTTTTAAACATAGCGAACTATTTCTATTTTGGTAGTGATGGTAATTTCAGCGGAAATATAAACACGTATTTTCTTCCTAATATCCTGGCGGGATCTTACAAATACGAAGATCCTCAGTTTGGTTTAGATATCGGTTTGCGAAAAAGTTTTATGAACAAGAAAATTTCAGTGGCTATAAATGCTGAAGATCTTTTTAGAACCATGAATATCCCATTACAAAGTCAGTATTTAAATCAAGATAACGGATTTTATGCAATTTCTGAAACTAGAAAAGTTACCTTCAGTGTACGTTACAACTTCGGAAATTTCAGATTAAATGATAACAGCCGCGCGATTAATGCAGATGAAGAAACCAGACTTAAGGAAAGAAATGTTTTAGATTAG
- a CDS encoding ABC transporter permease translates to MRFPLYIAKRYLFSKSSNNAINIITIIAAIGVFAGAFSLFIVLSGFSGLREFSLAFSNEFDPDLKVIPKKGKTIAFSKTKEADFNKIEGIANYTKTIEERVILEYQEKTAWAFIKGVDERYQQVTQIDSSVDGTWFTSSEPQVVIGADISRKLNPGIFNYNHLMRLIVPKPGKGQVTNPTDAFNQKNVIVSGIYNINSDLNGKYVFSNISFAQSLLNLDENTYSAIEIKMSAEADEEILKENILKFFGDNVEIKTRAQLNEVLYKMLNTENLAVYLIFTLVLIIALFNVVGSIIMVILDKKNNIKTLQSLGATPKQIKNIFFTQGMLMCTIGGGIGLLFSLILIYLQMQFDLVMITPSLPYPVSIEISNILTVILTIGILGLFASFLAASRSKKALAE, encoded by the coding sequence TTGAGATTCCCTTTATACATCGCCAAGCGTTACCTGTTTTCTAAAAGCAGCAATAATGCAATTAATATAATCACCATTATTGCAGCTATTGGTGTTTTTGCTGGTGCTTTTTCTCTATTTATTGTTTTATCTGGATTTTCTGGCTTACGGGAATTTAGTCTTGCTTTCTCTAATGAATTTGATCCTGACTTAAAAGTTATTCCAAAAAAAGGAAAAACGATTGCTTTTTCTAAAACAAAAGAAGCAGATTTTAATAAAATTGAAGGTATAGCCAATTATACAAAAACAATTGAAGAGCGGGTTATTTTAGAATATCAGGAAAAGACAGCCTGGGCATTTATAAAAGGTGTGGATGAGCGTTACCAACAGGTCACACAAATCGATAGTTCGGTAGATGGTACTTGGTTTACTTCTTCCGAGCCTCAGGTGGTGATTGGCGCAGATATTTCCAGAAAATTAAATCCCGGAATATTTAATTATAATCACTTAATGCGATTGATAGTTCCCAAACCGGGGAAAGGACAAGTTACCAATCCTACTGATGCATTCAACCAAAAAAATGTTATCGTAAGTGGGATCTACAATATCAATTCAGACCTCAACGGAAAATACGTTTTTTCTAATATTAGTTTTGCCCAAAGTCTCCTAAACTTAGATGAAAATACATATAGTGCCATAGAAATTAAAATGTCTGCGGAAGCTGATGAAGAAATTCTAAAAGAGAATATTCTGAAGTTTTTTGGCGATAATGTTGAAATTAAGACTCGTGCTCAATTAAATGAAGTACTCTATAAAATGCTGAATACCGAGAATTTGGCGGTTTATTTAATTTTCACCCTCGTCCTAATTATCGCGCTTTTCAACGTTGTGGGATCGATTATCATGGTGATCTTAGATAAAAAAAATAATATAAAAACACTGCAAAGTTTGGGTGCAACTCCTAAACAAATAAAGAATATCTTCTTTACGCAAGGCATGTTGATGTGCACTATTGGTGGTGGAATCGGACTTTTGTTTTCTCTTATTCTTATCTACCTGCAAATGCAATTTGATTTGGTAATGATCACTCCAAGCCTTCCTTACCCTGTAAGTATCGAGATTAGTAATATTTTAACAGTTATTCTTACGATAGGAATTTTAGGATTATTTGCTTCTTTTTTGGCTGCGAGTAGAAGCAAAAAAGCACTAGCGGAATAG
- the dusB gene encoding tRNA dihydrouridine synthase DusB encodes MAKIGDIDVGEFPLLLAPMEDVSDPPFRALCKEEGADVVYTEFISSEGLIRDAAKSTMKLDIYEKERPVGIQIFGANLESMLQSVEIVEKSGPDIIDINFGCPVKKVVSKGAGAGILKDVDLMVSLTEAMVKHTNLPVTVKTRLGWDHDSIKILEVAERLQDVGCKAISIHGRTRAQMYKGEADWKPIAEVKNNPRMHIPVFGNGDVDTPERAMEMRDKYGLDGAMIGRASIGYPWFFREVKHYFKTGEHLAPPTLQERVEAARRHLQMSIDWKGEKLGVFETRRHYTNYFKGIPHFKEYRMKMVTSDDSVDVFKAFDEVERDFAGYEFG; translated from the coding sequence GTGGCGAAAATAGGAGATATAGATGTAGGAGAGTTTCCATTGTTGTTAGCACCAATGGAAGATGTGAGTGATCCACCTTTTAGAGCCTTGTGTAAAGAAGAGGGGGCTGATGTCGTGTATACCGAATTTATCTCTTCTGAAGGCTTAATACGCGATGCCGCCAAAAGCACCATGAAGCTAGATATTTACGAGAAAGAGCGGCCTGTTGGTATTCAGATTTTTGGTGCGAATCTAGAGAGCATGCTACAATCGGTTGAGATTGTAGAAAAATCGGGCCCAGATATTATAGATATTAATTTTGGATGCCCGGTAAAGAAAGTGGTATCTAAGGGTGCCGGTGCCGGGATTTTAAAAGATGTAGATCTAATGGTTTCCCTAACCGAAGCTATGGTTAAGCATACCAATTTGCCTGTAACGGTTAAGACGCGTTTAGGTTGGGATCACGATTCGATTAAAATTCTAGAAGTAGCAGAACGTTTACAAGATGTTGGCTGTAAAGCAATTTCTATCCACGGTCGTACCAGAGCACAAATGTATAAAGGTGAAGCCGATTGGAAACCGATTGCTGAGGTTAAGAATAATCCGCGTATGCATATTCCGGTTTTTGGAAATGGAGATGTTGATACTCCTGAAAGAGCTATGGAAATGCGCGATAAATATGGCTTAGATGGGGCGATGATTGGTAGGGCAAGCATTGGTTATCCATGGTTTTTTAGAGAAGTAAAGCATTATTTTAAAACCGGAGAACATTTAGCGCCACCAACATTGCAGGAGCGTGTAGAAGCTGCGAGAAGACACCTACAGATGTCTATAGATTGGAAAGGAGAGAAGCTTGGTGTTTTTGAAACTAGAAGGCATTATACTAACTATTTTAAGGGAATTCCTCATTTTAAGGAATATCGTATGAAAATGGTTACCAGCGATGACTCTGTTGATGTTTTTAAAGCTTTTGATGAAGTAGAGAGAGATTTTGCGGGCTACGAGTTTGGCTAG
- the rbfA gene encoding 30S ribosome-binding factor RbfA — translation METNRQKKIGGVLQKDLAEIVNNFLRDAGINGILISVSKVKVTTDLSIAKAYLSVFPQKHAEEILKELNEVKYKIKHEMAMRTKNQLRKMPDLSFFIDDSLEYIENIDKSLQGKEDPINNPDLLERRKKS, via the coding sequence ATGGAAACAAATAGACAGAAAAAAATAGGAGGCGTACTGCAAAAGGATCTGGCCGAAATTGTAAATAATTTTTTAAGAGATGCCGGAATTAATGGAATTTTAATTTCTGTTTCTAAAGTTAAAGTAACAACAGATCTTAGTATAGCCAAAGCATACCTTAGTGTTTTTCCGCAAAAACATGCCGAGGAGATTTTAAAAGAATTAAACGAAGTAAAGTATAAGATAAAGCATGAGATGGCGATGCGTACCAAAAATCAGTTACGCAAAATGCCAGATTTGAGCTTTTTTATAGACGACTCTTTAGAATATATTGAAAATATAGATAAATCACTACAAGGCAAGGAAGACCCAATTAACAATCCAGATCTTTTGGAGCGTAGGAAAAAGTCGTAA
- the mce gene encoding methylmalonyl-CoA epimerase, whose translation MKKIEHIGIAVSDLEAANKTYEALMGKQNYKTEAVLAEGVNTSFFEIGESKIELLAATSADSAIAKSILKRGEGMHHIAFAVDDIQSEILRLKNKGFRLLNEEPKKGADNKLIAFIHPKDANGVLIELCQEIE comes from the coding sequence ATGAAAAAGATTGAACATATAGGTATTGCCGTTAGTGATCTAGAAGCGGCCAATAAAACTTATGAAGCTTTAATGGGAAAGCAAAATTATAAAACTGAAGCGGTTTTAGCTGAGGGCGTAAATACTTCGTTTTTTGAAATAGGAGAAAGTAAGATCGAATTATTAGCAGCAACTTCAGCCGATAGTGCGATTGCAAAATCTATTTTGAAAAGAGGGGAAGGCATGCATCATATCGCTTTTGCGGTAGATGATATCCAATCTGAGATACTTAGGCTAAAAAATAAAGGTTTTCGACTTTTAAATGAAGAACCGAAAAAGGGCGCGGATAATAAGTTGATAGCCTTTATACATCCCAAAGATGCCAACGGAGTTTTAATCGAGCTTTGCCAAGAAATAGAGTAA
- a CDS encoding glycoside hydrolase family 3 N-terminal domain-containing protein: protein MRLFSIKKFLLSSIIFCGIQLNSYAQEQPEFLEYTNSKWVDSVMEQLTPNQRIAQLIMVAAYSNRDSKHKEEILKLVKEQKIGGLIFFQGTAKKQVKLMNDYQLVSEVPLLGAIDAEWGLGMRLDNTISFPYQMALGAIQDDTLLYKMGEEVARQVKRTGLHMNFAPVVDVNNNPNNPVINYRSFGENKEKVAEKGIAYMKGMQDQKILTTAKHFPGHGDTDTDSHKALPQINHPFTRLDTLEMYPFKELIDAGIGGVMVAHLNIPALDSSGVPSTLSKKIISGILKEKLGFKGLIVTDAMNMKGVTTGNEPGVVDKKAIIAGNDLLEFTEDVPKAIAEVRKAIHQGIISQNDIDEKCRKVLAVKQWVGLNKYEPLKTANIDKELNNSYANYLQQKLVEKSLTVLKNDKEMIPLRRLDTLKIASISIGAAKQTEFQKSLGWYTKIDHFQLKNNATASQISAVKKKLKNYNVVIAGLHDHSRFPRNVIRYSDQVLKFIAEIAQKENTIFSVFKNPYSLNKINKIEEASVLIEAYQDSELTQQKTAQLIFGGFKADGQLPVSVGEKFKAGEGLKTSEKIRFSYTTPEDAGMIADFLQHKIDSLMQQAMDAKAIPGGVVLVAKDEKIVFQKAYGLHKYSDTVKVKLSDLYDLASVTKISSALPALMKLHDQGKFSLENGIDDYLPYFKNSNKEGISFRQILAHQARFKPWIAYWQNTLRKNGSYKWNTFKKDSSARFPIKVSDDMWLHRNYKKKIYKAIKKSPLEEKAEYKYSGLAFYLLPQIVKNLSNEDYRTYLNKNFYSKLGATTLGYRPMEEFEISRIVPTENDFNFRHEAIQGSVHDEGAIMMGGVSANAGLFSNANDLAKLMQMYLNMGKYGGERYIEESTFKEWTKTQFPKNNNRRAIAFDKPNLEYTGPGNNTAKDASTASFGHTGFTGTMVWVDPSQNLLFVFLSNRVLPSRENRRLYTLNTRTQIQQVLYDAIID from the coding sequence ATGCGATTATTTTCTATAAAAAAGTTTCTACTCAGCTCTATCATTTTCTGCGGAATTCAACTGAATTCTTATGCACAGGAACAACCTGAATTTTTAGAATATACCAATAGTAAATGGGTAGATTCGGTTATGGAACAGTTAACTCCCAATCAGCGGATTGCCCAGCTTATCATGGTAGCCGCCTATTCTAATCGAGATTCGAAACATAAAGAAGAAATTTTAAAACTGGTTAAAGAACAGAAGATCGGCGGACTAATTTTCTTCCAAGGAACGGCAAAAAAGCAGGTGAAGTTAATGAACGATTATCAATTAGTTTCTGAAGTTCCGCTTTTAGGAGCTATCGATGCTGAATGGGGATTGGGCATGCGTTTGGATAATACAATTAGCTTTCCGTATCAAATGGCTTTGGGTGCAATTCAGGATGATACGTTATTGTATAAAATGGGAGAAGAAGTAGCACGGCAGGTAAAACGTACAGGTTTACACATGAATTTTGCTCCGGTAGTCGATGTTAATAACAATCCCAACAACCCGGTGATCAATTACCGAAGCTTTGGTGAAAATAAAGAAAAAGTAGCTGAAAAAGGAATTGCTTATATGAAAGGGATGCAGGACCAAAAAATCTTAACCACTGCCAAGCATTTTCCGGGACATGGCGATACTGATACCGATTCGCATAAAGCTCTACCGCAAATAAATCATCCTTTTACAAGATTGGATACGTTAGAAATGTATCCTTTTAAAGAGTTAATCGATGCTGGGATTGGTGGCGTCATGGTGGCGCACTTAAATATTCCGGCGCTGGATAGTAGCGGAGTGCCTTCAACTTTATCTAAGAAGATTATTAGCGGAATCTTAAAAGAAAAACTCGGTTTTAAAGGTTTGATCGTAACCGATGCTATGAACATGAAAGGCGTAACTACCGGAAATGAACCCGGCGTTGTCGATAAAAAAGCCATTATTGCCGGCAACGATTTATTAGAATTTACTGAAGATGTTCCCAAAGCTATTGCTGAAGTTCGAAAAGCGATACATCAGGGAATTATTTCTCAAAACGATATTGATGAAAAATGCCGAAAAGTGCTTGCAGTAAAACAATGGGTTGGTTTAAATAAATACGAGCCATTAAAAACTGCGAATATCGATAAAGAACTGAATAACTCGTACGCCAATTATCTTCAGCAGAAATTGGTTGAAAAATCGCTAACGGTGTTGAAGAATGATAAGGAAATGATTCCACTTCGCAGGTTAGATACTTTAAAAATCGCAAGTATTTCAATAGGAGCAGCAAAGCAAACCGAATTTCAGAAAAGTTTAGGCTGGTATACCAAAATCGATCATTTTCAGCTAAAAAATAACGCAACTGCCAGTCAGATTTCCGCAGTAAAAAAGAAATTAAAGAATTATAACGTGGTTATTGCAGGACTTCATGATCATAGTCGGTTTCCAAGAAATGTAATTCGATATTCCGATCAGGTTTTAAAATTTATTGCTGAAATTGCCCAAAAAGAAAATACTATTTTTAGTGTTTTCAAAAATCCATATTCGTTAAATAAGATCAATAAAATTGAAGAAGCTTCCGTTTTAATTGAAGCCTATCAAGATTCAGAATTAACGCAACAAAAGACAGCACAACTAATTTTTGGCGGATTTAAAGCTGATGGGCAACTGCCGGTAAGTGTGGGTGAAAAATTTAAAGCCGGTGAGGGTTTAAAAACTTCAGAAAAAATCAGATTTTCATACACCACACCGGAAGATGCCGGTATGATTGCAGATTTTCTTCAGCATAAGATCGATTCTTTAATGCAACAGGCAATGGATGCGAAGGCGATTCCCGGGGGTGTGGTTTTAGTGGCTAAAGATGAAAAAATTGTTTTTCAAAAAGCTTATGGATTACATAAATATAGCGATACGGTAAAAGTAAAATTATCAGATTTATATGATCTGGCTTCAGTAACTAAAATTTCTTCTGCTTTACCGGCATTAATGAAATTGCACGACCAAGGGAAATTTAGTTTAGAAAATGGGATCGATGATTATCTGCCTTACTTTAAAAATTCGAATAAGGAAGGTATCTCTTTTCGGCAAATCTTAGCTCATCAGGCAAGATTCAAACCCTGGATTGCTTATTGGCAAAATACGCTACGGAAGAATGGAAGCTATAAATGGAATACGTTTAAAAAGGATTCTTCAGCACGATTTCCGATAAAAGTTAGTGATGATATGTGGTTGCATCGTAATTACAAAAAGAAAATTTATAAAGCCATTAAAAAGTCGCCTCTAGAGGAAAAAGCTGAATATAAATATTCTGGGCTTGCTTTTTATTTGCTTCCGCAGATCGTGAAAAATTTGAGTAATGAAGATTATAGAACGTATTTAAACAAAAATTTTTATTCGAAATTAGGAGCCACCACGTTAGGATATCGACCAATGGAAGAATTTGAAATTTCAAGAATTGTTCCTACAGAAAATGATTTCAATTTTAGACATGAAGCTATCCAGGGGAGTGTTCACGATGAAGGTGCTATTATGATGGGAGGAGTTTCTGCCAACGCCGGATTATTTTCGAATGCAAATGATCTAGCAAAACTAATGCAGATGTATCTTAATATGGGAAAATATGGGGGAGAGCGATATATTGAAGAATCTACTTTTAAAGAATGGACAAAAACGCAATTTCCAAAGAATAATAACCGTCGTGCGATCGCTTTCGATAAGCCAAATTTAGAATATACGGGGCCGGGAAATAATACTGCTAAAGATGCCAGTACGGCTAGTTTTGGGCATACGGGCTTTACCGGGACAATGGTTTGGGTAGATCCTTCTCAAAATCTACTTTTTGTATTTCTATCAAATCGAGTTTTACCTAGCCGCGAAAACCGCAGATTATATACTTTAAATACGCGTACGCAAATACAACAAGTGCTATATGATGCTATAATTGATTAG
- a CDS encoding phosphoadenosine phosphosulfate reductase domain-containing protein — protein sequence MGKVNHVLGISGGKDSAALAIYMSKNYPQLDIEYYTCDTGKELKETYDLIKKLNSKLGKNIKLYKSMNEENSPLKNPFDHFLALYGGYLPSPMARWCTKKMKLKPFEDEVGDTPTISYVGIRGDENREGYISKKENIQTIFPFRKNIWSEDVIKKVLSNSNIEQIVKYYKNNVSTSGLLENILAYVEQPISVQFTQKQKLNALLDADVKAFNKVVFEFLKTTDYPIGQLDEFPLVDNSDNLGIEDIFKLLEDSGVGIPAYYKPIEYQVEIDGEIKTGTYSRSRSGCFFCFYQQKIEWVWLLEQHPELYDKAVEYEKEGYAWAEETLEELRKPERVKAIKKEHYLRTLRQEKRSRTNSSWQDEILQAEGEGCASCFI from the coding sequence ATGGGAAAAGTAAATCACGTTTTAGGAATATCTGGAGGGAAAGATAGTGCCGCTCTTGCAATTTACATGAGTAAAAATTATCCTCAATTGGATATTGAATATTATACTTGTGACACTGGAAAGGAGTTAAAAGAAACTTATGACTTAATAAAAAAGTTGAATTCTAAACTTGGTAAGAATATTAAGTTGTATAAGTCAATGAATGAGGAAAACTCACCTCTCAAAAATCCTTTCGATCACTTTCTAGCTTTATATGGGGGGTATTTGCCTTCACCTATGGCTAGGTGGTGTACAAAAAAAATGAAACTAAAGCCGTTTGAGGATGAAGTAGGAGATACGCCAACCATTTCATATGTAGGGATCCGTGGAGATGAAAATCGTGAAGGTTATATTTCCAAGAAAGAGAATATACAGACCATCTTCCCTTTTAGAAAAAACATTTGGAGCGAAGATGTAATTAAAAAGGTCCTTTCAAATTCAAACATTGAACAGATTGTCAAATATTACAAAAACAATGTTTCTACCTCTGGGCTCTTAGAAAATATATTAGCCTATGTTGAGCAACCTATTTCGGTTCAATTTACTCAAAAACAGAAATTAAATGCACTTTTAGATGCTGATGTAAAAGCGTTTAATAAGGTAGTATTTGAATTTTTAAAAACTACCGACTATCCTATTGGTCAGTTAGATGAGTTTCCTTTAGTTGATAATTCCGATAACTTAGGTATTGAAGATATTTTTAAGCTTTTAGAGGATAGTGGTGTAGGTATTCCTGCTTATTACAAGCCAATTGAATACCAAGTTGAGATTGATGGAGAAATTAAAACTGGAACTTACTCCCGGAGTAGATCCGGATGTTTCTTTTGTTTCTACCAGCAAAAGATTGAGTGGGTTTGGTTGTTAGAGCAACATCCTGAACTATATGATAAGGCGGTGGAATATGAAAAAGAAGGATATGCATGGGCAGAAGAAACTTTGGAAGAGCTAAGAAAGCCAGAAAGAGTGAAAGCAATTAAAAAGGAGCATTACCTAAGAACCTTACGTCAAGAGAAAAGGTCTAGAACGAATTCTTCTTGGCAAGATGAAATTTTACAAGCCGAAGGAGAAGGGTGCGCCAGTTGCTTTATTTAA